The window TATTAGCGCTGATTATTTGCTCTACAACaaccagagccatgaaattgggcccaggtcattcTGCATTGTACAGCACACCATTCTATGGGCCGTAGAGTATTCTTCAGTCTCGACAAAGCAAGTCAGAATTTAGTGATTTCAAGAGCGTTAGAATCATCAGATTCATAACCCAGTGCTAGTCATCATTCTTGCTTGTGATCAAGACTAAGACTTATTCAAAGTATACCCATTTTGCCTTGCTTTCAACCATATCAATGTATTACCAAAATAAGGCTGGGAGGTTAAATAGCCTGGCACCTTGACAAGAATATGTCTTAATTCAGGACAGAGTGGCACGCCTGAAACTACACAGacgccatggcctctgttgcccctggtgtCCCTTCAAACATCTCCAAAATAGTTTAtggttttccaatggaagtccccttagcaaaattttgttttgaagggGCAATTCCATTGTATAATCTCAATTTCTAAGGACAACTTttgtaggggcaccaaggccaataccaggggCAACCACCGTGCCCTCTATGTAGTTCTAGGTCTGAACCAGACCCCGTTCTTTACCTGAATCTTCGTCAGAATCATCTTCTACGACGATATCACCGCCGgcttcttcatcatcatcatcgtcgtTCTCCGAGCCGCTGTCATCGCCCGACAAGTCAACTACTGAAACGGGAAAATAGGACAACAAATACCTAACGTTAACTTCTCCGTGAGTGAAAGCTAAACTCTCCACATGTGATACTTAACATGAACACACAATAAAGTTCTGCTCCAGTAACATTTGTTTGCTCATAAaacccaaactatttaaaacttacccagtcagtttcctttgtggtttacaTACttgataaatattaataaaatttgtttaaattctcATAAATAATTTGATTACAAGAGAGTCAGCAAGTCAGCAATAGTGATTTCAAAGGTGATAGAATCATCAGAATCATAACCCAGTGCTAATCATCATTCTTGCATTATCTCTCGACAAAGTAGTTTCGGGCTGGTTACGGCTGTTAGGGCGgaacaaattaaatttaaattaattcaTTACCTTAATTTATACCACGAATATATCTCCCCCAAAGTCcgtaatttttcttttaagcttGTATAATCGATTCCAAGTAAGAACTTATTTCCAGGGCATGCACAAAATTCTTTCAACAAAAttgtatggaaaaaaaaaatgaaaaaaaaataataaaaaatatcatttttGCCAAAAAATCTTCCATCTGCCTGCTTAGCAATACTCTTCTgagcttagcaaaaaaaaaggtgCCTAATAAGCTCATTGagactattttttttcaagttttctaTTCAAAGCTTACCATCGTCCAGATCATCTTCCTCTGAATCATTCTCCTCCTTGTCGAATCTGTCCAGACCGTCCAAGTACTTCAGCTGCGGAAGGAGCTCAAACACCTTTTCTCTGTACCCTTCGATATTCGTGACCTCACAGTGATAGAGGTCTATTGCCTGTAGGTTCTCTAGTTTGGTCTGAATGGGGAAGAAGTGGAGATGTAAAACTGTTGTAATTCAATCCatgtgctgcgaggacagttaGTTAATAAACCATTAACTGTATCTATCAATCGGGTAAGAGCGAGCACCATTAAGGAGATTGTCAACAAGTTTTGTATGGTTCCACTATTTTTTCTTGATGTTAAGACGTCTTCGCCTCGCACAACAGGAATttcttattttgcaaagggcacttccattgaagtATATGAGAAACATctgtagggcaccaaggccaagaccagtgcAAGCAGAGGCCATGGCATCCATAAATGTTATATTCCGTATCAATTCAAAAAGGTTTAGGGGAATTACAAACACTTATTACTAATTGTTTCTATCTTGACCGTGTCCGAGGGGTGCAAGTCAGCGTTAAGTGATTTCAAAGGCGTTAGAATCATCAGAATCATAACCCAGTGCTATTCATCATTCTTGCATTATTTCACacggacatttaaaaaaatatataaaaaaatcgaCAGGGCATCATGGTTAAAAACCAGTGGACCCAGCCAAATGCATCTTCAGTGGCAACATTTCAGATATCTTCAAAAGAACCAAGTTGTTcaacaaaaatacacattttcaagaatatcaaatgaaaaagaaaagttaAACATTCTGAACTTACCAGTGGCTGTAACGCGTCCAGatctttgattttgttattgCTCAAAGTTATATGTGTTAATTTGGGACAGTTTACCAATACCCCAAGACCCGCCAATATTCTGTTTTCACTCAATTCAAGCTGCAAAAGAAGAACAGGTGGAAAAAAAAGGACGAggatttcattaaaaaatttattttacttttagagTATTCTTAACAAGTAAATTGTGAAGGGTAACTAAGGCCAAGACAAAGGCAGCCAGGGGCCATGGTCTCCATAATATTCCAAAGTTTGGGGCACTACAAAAAATTTATTACTAATTGTTAATATCTTGAATTTGTCTGAGGGAAGCAAGTCAGCATTTAGTGATTTCAAAGGCGTTAGAATCATCAGAATCATAACCCAGTGCTAATCATCATTCTTGCGTTATTCCCATGGAGTTTTTTTTCACAACAACTATTTTGTTCATTTACCGGTGTTGAGTTACCGCATGGTGGTAGATGTTGAGGGAAGATCAACAccaagttaaagggaaggttaaGGTTTTgtagtcactcttaaaattaatggccaaaaagatatcagtttttctgcccccaaatttgaatccgagtaatgcttctcagatagTGTTTTCCTATTCGGGGGTTACTCTTCCTGCTTGGACAAAACCGCTTTCTGATTTTCGGCGCTATCTCAAAAATgccaaccaccttttgaaatacaattttcacaaatttgtttaattgcaCACATCTacattcaggcctgtatgcttcatttttgaaaaggcaagggcaccaaggcattttctctttggtaaagggcaccctatgaggaaattgtaaatttctactagagcatttcaagggcaccaaggcaatggcaaggggcaacggaggcaatcgccttcgttgcctccgtgaagtatcaggcctgtacatTTATACGATGGAAACAATCCAACGATTCCAACGTCAttaacagacaaacaaacaaagtcaaCCAACACACCTTTCTGAGATTGGGAAGTGCAGGGAAGTTTTTGAGTGTCGTTAATCCTGTGTTAATGAGGCTTAGGACTTCCAAAGATTCGTAACTTTCATTCAATCCCTCGATCGCTCCTTTGTCACTCCGGCAATTGTCCAAATTTAATTCTTtgacctgtaaaaaaaaaaaaagaataataatgataacatcCGTAAATGTTTGCACAACCATTGATTTTTTAAAGAAGCCATAAATTGGCCGAGCACATGAGTTATCTGATTTAGGGAAAAATATGGGAGATAATTtgttcaattttatttatttacttatatTTTTAGGGGGACTGAAGAGAACCATCCTCAataagaccccccccccaaaaacaaaaacaaaaaaaccctaaaaaacaaacaattaaacaaacaaacaaacaaacaaacaaacaaacaaacaaacaaacaaacaaacaaacaaaacaaaataataataataataatgataagttTATATTCCATCTAAGTTTTGAAGCATTACAAATAATTCTTACTAATCCTTACTATAATCTGCCCAAGAGAAGCAAGGCGGCATTTAGCGATTTCAAAAGAATCATCAGAATCATAACCCGGTGATATTCATCATTCTTGCATTATCTCCACGGAAAGACATTTTTagaaaagttttatttttcatcaaGTTTTTCTCATTACATATTTACATGCCATGGTCTGTTGGGTAATACTGTTACTACAACAAAAATGCATGAAAACCAACCAATTAAGAGTcgtttttttaaaactgtttagcCATGATTAATGTTTTGATTgctgataataaaaaaaaatctttcaacatctcaaaaattcaattaaaaaataaattaaattcacGAGCCTGGataaaaaatgatattttatcACAATATAATTTACTGTGATAATATTAGGGCCTCAAAAAAAGCTCAGAATAACATTTCGATTTTAGAAAATCACCCGCCAAATTTATGTTTATACtacgccctctattgacacAAAAATACACCATCTCGAAAAATCCCCGTTCAAAGTTGTTTGTTGGCCCAAAATCTACATTTTATCCAGTCCACCGAGCCTCAGTTTCACACCTAActgtcacaaaaaaataaatccgGAGCTTGATGCCGCTAAAAACGACCTGTTGTGGAATTTTGTCGAGTTTCTCGGCCCGGTGTTCCGTCCAGGGATCGGTGGCCACTCATTGGGCGCATGCCTACATGCCTAGCCATCCCCATAGCGCACACGCATTGCCACACAGCGAATGCAATCGGCGACCATTTTGCTCCCGTATACTTTATCACACACACGTTCGTAATACACACAGAACGCAGTGTGCCATCATGGCGTCGTGCAGTAAACCCACGCCACAATCTGCCAACTTTTCACTCCATTTTCACCCTCCAGACCACGATGTGCCGCCCGAAAAACATCACAGGAGTCAGGCTCGCACCGTTTCTGTTCTCACTGACATGTTTTGGAGGGACAACGGGACAGATTTGGGCTGAAAAGTGGTGTAACGTCACAAGTTTGTCCACGGCGTGGCAGCAACACTTAGGGACCACCTCATAATGTCtttgttgttgatttgtgtTGTGTGTGTTGTAGATGGTTGTAAGTGGCTGGCTGGGTCACTATTCATATTTTTGTTACACAGCAAGTGTTATGTGAGGGTCAAATATTGGCTCTGTATCTGTAGTATTCCGAGAAAAGATTGTGTATGTTCCACCCACTTTTTCATGTTTTCAGCTAGGTTAGGTGTGAGGAATTTATTATTAGATTTTTTCGTATTGTAAGGTATACTTTTGTGTgtatatatttaaacaaaaattattgagCATGCATGCAGACTGCATGCAGTGAAACTACTTATCATGTTTTAGAATTATATTCTATCATTTTACCCTCCATGATTTTAGtagaattattcattttttttacaaaatgcagtTTTTCATAGTTTCAGGGCTTCATTTTAGATCATCTTTTTGCTGGCACCATAAAAAtgctttaattatttttgttgaaaaagaGGTTTTCTTTTTCAGGAGCTTCAAAAATCACAGCAGCACTTCAGAAATTGTACTTGTAGGTACCCTAGTTGTaggcttattttgttttaatactagggttttttctttgaaaatctGGATGTATTTCTACTTATGGAATGCTGTGTGGTAACTCTTTGACGATGACAATTTTAGTTGCCACCTAAATAGCAACTGGATAAATATTTGCAAAGGCTAAATTCAAACAACTTACTGATGATGTGCAGATTAAGTAGGCCTGATGAATGTTTTAGGAAAACTAGCAAGTGCAGCATTCTTCAAAAACAGCCAGAGAATATTTAGGGAACCTTATTTTAAAGTAAGTTGCAACTAGTGGTAGTAGACTCCAAACTGGGAGTTAATTTTTAGCTAAGTTCAATTTGTAAACCTGTACTAGGATTGGATTTGTTTGTTGCTTTAAATTtaagcatggaggaaaaatTAGTAGTGCAGTTTGGTATTGTTCAATGTTTTATTGGTTTACAACATTTTGGAAAGCGGTGTTTATGTAGTGTACACCTTGCATTCAAGACCTGGCTACTAaggcatgttttgttttgctgtgaGTATGAAATGTTGCAGAATTAATTAGAACTTAGTTGATCTCTTGAATGTTGTTGCACTATTGTTCCTCTACTACGGGTTGCTCTAGCTAGGGTTGCTCTAGCAAGCATGTCTAACGAAAGTGTCTGACTCAGTCAAGCTCTATGCTTGCACTTTAATTAGTTGTACTCATTTCTACATGCTTCAGTCACTAAGTGGTTGAATCGTTGTCAGTGGTTTTTATTGTATTCTGTAGTAGTCTAAATAGTTGCTCCACGTGGGGGATAGCATGTAGAACAAGATTTTGTTGGCCTAGTCATCTAGGGTAGTTCAGGAATGTATGTAAACAGAAACCTGGCTTTATATTTAACTACTTCTTTTcataaaatttgacaaaatgtcaTATTAGGCCTAGCATTTGACAAATGCAGACCTGTAGAAATACATCCAATCCAAGCATTGACTGACCATTTGCCA of the Asterias rubens chromosome 3, eAstRub1.3, whole genome shotgun sequence genome contains:
- the LOC117288139 gene encoding acidic leucine-rich nuclear phosphoprotein 32 family member A-like isoform X1, producing MEQTNEQGTGAAMMGRRIELECRGKCPEKVKELNLDNCRSDKGAIEGLNESYESLEVLSLINTGLTTLKNFPALPNLRKLELSENRILAGLGVLVNCPKLTHITLSNNKIKDLDALQPLTKLENLQAIDLYHCEVTNIEGYREKVFELLPQLKYLDGLDRFDKEENDSEEDDLDDVVDLSGDDSGSENDDDDDEEAGGDIVVEDDSDEDSDDDDEANVYVSDDDDDDDDDDDDDDDDDDDDDEDEEDDEDATGGKVEVDVDDGDSDSGSEVGLDYLQKSDLVDDEEDEEDFNPDGEVDDDDDLDDDEDDVLQAEDPEQRGQKRKRDPNEEDEEDDE
- the LOC117288139 gene encoding acidic leucine-rich nuclear phosphoprotein 32 family member B-like isoform X2 — translated: MEQTNEQGTGAAMMGRRIELECRGKCPEKVKELNLDNCRSDKGAIEGLNESYESLEVLSLINTGLTTLKNFPALPNLRKLELSENRILAGLGVLVNCPKLTHITLSNNKIKDLDALQPLTKLENLQAIDLYHCEVTNIEGYREKVFELLPQLKYLDGLDRFDKEENDSEEDDLDDVDLSGDDSGSENDDDDDEEAGGDIVVEDDSDEDSDDDDEANVYVSDDDDDDDDDDDDDDDDDDDDDEDEEDDEDATGGKVEVDVDDGDSDSGSEVGLDYLQKSDLVDDEEDEEDFNPDGEVDDDDDLDDDEDDVLQAEDPEQRGQKRKRDPNEEDEEDDE